A window of the Cellvibrio sp. pealriver genome harbors these coding sequences:
- a CDS encoding VOC family protein, which produces MSTQNPSIMSHVSIGTNDFEKARAFYQKVLAALDIHILMDFPGATAFGRYYPEFWVQTPIDGKLAAVGNGTHFAFVAENKQQVHAFYDAAIAAGAICDGPPGPRPLYSDAYYGCFVRDLDGHKIEATFWDESLAPAAAH; this is translated from the coding sequence ATGAGCACGCAAAACCCCAGCATCATGTCCCACGTATCCATCGGTACCAATGATTTTGAAAAAGCTCGCGCGTTTTACCAAAAAGTGTTGGCCGCGCTGGATATTCACATCCTGATGGATTTCCCCGGCGCGACGGCATTTGGTCGCTACTATCCAGAGTTTTGGGTACAAACACCTATCGATGGAAAACTCGCAGCAGTAGGTAACGGCACTCACTTCGCTTTTGTTGCAGAAAACAAACAACAAGTGCACGCGTTTTACGATGCCGCAATCGCTGCTGGCGCAATCTGCGATGGCCCACCCGGCCCGCGCCCACTGTATAGCGATGCGTATTATGGTTGTTTTGTGCGTGATCTGGATGGCCACAAAATTGAAGCAACGTTTTGGGATGAATCGCTCGCACCGGCGGCTGCGCATTAA
- a CDS encoding RNA polymerase sigma factor has protein sequence MKAPASLISAAQTGDPFALEQLISNSYPDLRRYAQKHCHASHAEDAIQETLLIATRNIRSLRQLHSWLAWLVTILKRQCHYLFRAFNINVHLTDAEWSEFIERTPTHSLKTELIAALESLPPHYLEIILLRDFEELSIAEIAARLNENIPAIKSRLHRARTLMREYLLSSADIN, from the coding sequence ATGAAAGCACCGGCATCATTAATTAGCGCAGCGCAAACGGGCGATCCGTTTGCGCTGGAGCAATTGATTAGCAACAGCTATCCGGATTTACGCCGCTACGCACAAAAACATTGCCACGCCAGCCACGCAGAAGATGCAATTCAAGAGACGCTGTTGATTGCAACGCGCAACATTCGCAGCCTGCGCCAATTGCATTCATGGCTCGCGTGGTTAGTGACGATTTTAAAAAGACAATGCCACTATTTATTCCGCGCCTTTAATATCAACGTACATTTAACCGATGCCGAGTGGAGTGAATTTATTGAACGCACCCCCACGCACAGTTTAAAAACTGAATTAATTGCCGCGCTGGAATCGCTCCCGCCACATTATTTGGAAATCATTTTATTGCGCGATTTTGAAGAGCTCAGCATCGCGGAAATTGCAGCGCGATTAAATGAAAATATTCCCGCCATCAAAAGCCGCCTGCACCGTGCAAGGACATTAATGCGGGAATATTTACTGAGCAGCGCAGATATTAATTAA
- a CDS encoding peroxiredoxin-like family protein has product MHMLTSTKLKPGSIISKRVWQNANGREVSIPAADGWTHLQFRRYSGCAVCNLHLHSFIARQNEIRDAGIQEMIIFNSTRERILADLPDCPFTLIADPHRSLYAEFGVDQSVMAVLNPAVWLPALRGAMQFGVQVPRDDETSLGLPADFLIRSDGKIVAAHYGKHANDQWSVDELLTLARTENEVA; this is encoded by the coding sequence ATGCACATGCTAACCAGCACCAAACTGAAACCCGGCAGCATAATCTCCAAGCGGGTTTGGCAAAATGCCAATGGGCGAGAAGTCAGTATCCCAGCCGCTGACGGCTGGACACATCTGCAATTCCGGCGTTATTCCGGTTGCGCGGTGTGCAATTTACATCTGCACAGTTTCATCGCCCGCCAAAACGAAATACGCGATGCAGGCATACAGGAAATGATTATTTTCAATTCAACCCGCGAACGGATTCTGGCTGATCTGCCTGATTGCCCATTTACATTGATTGCTGACCCGCACAGGTCTTTATATGCTGAGTTTGGCGTAGACCAATCGGTGATGGCAGTATTGAACCCGGCTGTGTGGTTGCCTGCATTGCGTGGGGCGATGCAATTTGGCGTACAAGTACCACGCGATGATGAAACCAGCCTTGGTTTGCCTGCCGATTTCCTGATCCGCAGCGATGGCAAGATAGTCGCTGCGCATTACGGTAAACACGCGAATGACCAATGGTCGGTTGACGAATTATTAACGCTCGCCCGCACAGAGAATGAAGTTGCATGA
- a CDS encoding acyltransferase — protein sequence MRNIQIDIVRALGLAMIILAHISPPAVIHQLRNFDVPLMVLISGMAFGLSFKQEAYSHYLWKRIKRLVFPVWIFLTGYFVTLALLDLKIETLSAEKIIRSYLLIDGIGYVWIIKVFLLVALVSPLIYRFHKTIPSNKLYFSYISFAFFGYEITRLLSQDFFNTEPGKIIEAISHYLIPYSLVFAIGLRLPSLQRNEVLWIAAMCLLLFVSVALYSFIQTGGFVATQKHKYPPTLYYFSYALGIALIAWVLSETVQRLLDKVTLLKVVTLFIAQNSIWIYLWHIPFVKVATGPFHVRYLLVLSAACLLTWVQVWIVNNWALKKLNDNSSQRNIKMLFTG from the coding sequence ATGAGAAACATACAAATAGACATAGTACGTGCCTTGGGACTGGCGATGATCATCCTTGCACACATTTCACCACCTGCGGTTATCCATCAACTACGCAATTTTGACGTACCCTTAATGGTATTGATATCTGGCATGGCGTTCGGACTCTCGTTCAAACAGGAAGCCTACAGCCACTATCTCTGGAAACGAATAAAACGACTGGTATTCCCGGTATGGATTTTCCTTACCGGCTACTTTGTTACCTTAGCGCTGTTGGATCTGAAAATTGAGACATTGTCCGCCGAAAAAATTATTCGCTCCTATTTATTGATCGATGGGATTGGCTATGTTTGGATTATTAAAGTCTTCCTGCTAGTGGCACTGGTATCACCACTGATTTATCGCTTTCACAAAACGATACCCAGCAACAAACTCTACTTTTCATACATTAGCTTTGCTTTTTTCGGCTATGAAATAACAAGATTGCTCTCACAAGATTTTTTTAACACCGAACCAGGTAAAATCATTGAAGCCATCAGCCACTATTTGATTCCTTATTCGTTAGTTTTCGCTATTGGCCTACGTCTACCATCGCTCCAAAGAAATGAAGTTCTATGGATCGCCGCCATGTGCCTCTTACTCTTTGTCTCAGTAGCGCTATATTCGTTTATACAAACCGGAGGCTTTGTTGCTACCCAAAAACACAAATATCCACCGACTCTTTATTATTTTTCTTACGCATTGGGTATAGCGTTAATAGCCTGGGTGCTAAGCGAAACCGTGCAACGCTTGCTGGACAAAGTGACTTTACTCAAAGTGGTTACATTATTTATCGCGCAAAATAGTATCTGGATTTACCTATGGCATATTCCCTTTGTAAAAGTAGCCACGGGCCCTTTTCATGTTAGATATCTACTAGTGCTGAGCGCCGCTTGTCTATTGACCTGGGTACAAGTTTGGATAGTTAATAATTGGGCCTTAAAAAAACTCAACGACAACAGCAGCCAACGTAATATCAAAATGTTATTTACGGGGTGA
- the gltX gene encoding glutamate--tRNA ligase, translated as MTIRTRIAPSPTGDPHVGTAYIALFNLCFARQHGGKFLLRIEDTDQTRSTPESEQAILDSLRWLGLEWDEGPDVGGPHGPYRQSERMDIYGKYAMELVEKGHAFYCFATAEELDDMRREQQARGETPKYDGRGLKLSPAEVQAKLDAGEPYVIRMKIPEEGVCEIDDMLRGKIEIEWSQVDMQVLLKADGMPTYHLANVVDDHLMQITHVIRGEEWINSAPKHLKLYEYFGWQAPVLCHLPLLRNPDKSKLSKRKNPTSILYYKRMGYLPEAMLNYLGRMGWSMPDEREKFTLAEMQEHFDLLRVSLGGPIFDVEKLSWLNSLWIRENFTIEQLAERLHNWALNKETLLQALPHAQSRMTTLSDFAPLAGFLVSGMMPVTEASFAGNKLDIEKQKEYLQFALWRLEALRTWDRDTLFAELKLLADQMGLKIKDAIAPVFVAIAGSTASFPVVDSMQIIGPDMSRARIRHAINALGGFGKNKQKDLEKVFDKLGATPEQPAA; from the coding sequence ATGACCATCCGCACCCGTATTGCCCCATCGCCCACTGGCGACCCGCACGTAGGCACCGCTTATATCGCTTTGTTCAACCTGTGTTTTGCCCGTCAGCACGGCGGCAAATTCCTGTTGCGCATTGAAGATACCGACCAAACCCGCAGCACCCCCGAATCCGAACAGGCGATTCTGGACAGCCTGCGCTGGTTAGGTTTGGAATGGGACGAAGGCCCGGACGTAGGCGGCCCGCACGGCCCTTATCGCCAAAGCGAGCGCATGGATATCTACGGCAAATACGCCATGGAGTTGGTCGAAAAAGGCCACGCTTTTTATTGCTTCGCCACTGCCGAAGAGCTGGACGATATGCGCCGCGAACAACAAGCGCGCGGTGAAACGCCCAAGTACGATGGTCGCGGTTTGAAATTATCGCCCGCTGAAGTGCAAGCGAAACTCGATGCAGGTGAGCCTTACGTGATCCGCATGAAAATCCCGGAAGAGGGCGTGTGTGAAATCGACGATATGCTGCGCGGCAAGATCGAGATCGAATGGTCGCAAGTGGACATGCAAGTGCTGCTCAAAGCCGACGGCATGCCCACCTATCACCTCGCCAACGTTGTGGACGATCACCTGATGCAAATCACCCACGTGATTCGCGGTGAGGAGTGGATCAACTCCGCGCCCAAACATTTAAAACTCTACGAATACTTCGGCTGGCAAGCGCCCGTGCTGTGCCACTTGCCGCTGCTGCGCAATCCGGATAAATCCAAACTCAGCAAACGCAAAAACCCCACCAGCATTCTCTATTACAAGCGCATGGGTTATTTGCCCGAGGCGATGCTCAACTATTTAGGTCGCATGGGCTGGTCAATGCCGGACGAGCGCGAGAAATTTACCCTCGCCGAAATGCAGGAACACTTCGATTTGCTGCGCGTTTCCCTCGGCGGCCCGATTTTCGATGTGGAAAAACTCAGCTGGTTAAACAGCCTGTGGATTCGCGAGAATTTCACTATCGAGCAGCTGGCAGAGCGTTTACATAACTGGGCGCTCAACAAAGAAACCCTGTTGCAAGCACTGCCACACGCCCAATCGCGTATGACAACGTTGAGCGACTTTGCACCGCTTGCCGGTTTCCTCGTGAGCGGCATGATGCCAGTGACCGAAGCGAGTTTTGCAGGCAATAAGCTTGATATCGAAAAACAAAAAGAATATCTGCAATTTGCGCTCTGGCGTTTGGAAGCCTTACGCACTTGGGATCGCGATACTTTGTTTGCCGAATTGAAACTACTTGCCGATCAAATGGGCCTGAAAATCAAAGACGCCATCGCCCCCGTGTTTGTCGCCATCGCCGGTTCCACTGCGTCTTTCCCGGTAGTGGATTCCATGCAAATCATCGGCCCCGACATGAGCCGCGCGCGCATCCGCCACGCGATCAATGCACTCGGTGGCTTTGGTAAAAACAAACAAAAAGATTTGGAAAAGGTCTTTGATAAATTAGGCGCAACCCCCGAACAACCCGCTGCCTAA